The following are encoded together in the Saliniramus fredricksonii genome:
- a CDS encoding Hsp20/alpha crystallin family protein — protein MNPLVNRNRLLDQLFRDFPSSYSIQPLHGDPLPAPEQIKIDVKNNARSFTVHAEMPGLKKDDIHVTVDGNVVTIQAEVKQHDAETDDERLVHSERYYGSVQRSFALPAAVSEAKVKAKYEDGILTLNLPKEAPNGSKKIAVS, from the coding sequence ATGAATCCGCTGGTAAATCGTAATCGTCTCCTCGATCAGCTCTTCCGTGATTTCCCGTCCAGTTATTCAATACAGCCATTGCATGGAGACCCTCTGCCGGCACCGGAGCAGATCAAGATTGATGTGAAGAACAATGCCAGGAGCTTCACGGTTCATGCAGAAATGCCCGGTCTGAAAAAAGACGACATTCACGTGACGGTCGACGGGAATGTCGTCACGATCCAGGCCGAGGTAAAACAGCATGACGCTGAGACCGACGATGAGAGACTGGTGCACTCCGAACGCTATTATGGTTCGGTTCAGCGCAGTTTCGCGCTCCCGGCAGCAGTGTCCGAAGCGAAGGTCAAGGCAAAATACGAAGATGGAATCCTGACATTGAACTTGCCCAAGGAGGCACCGAACGGCTCGAAGAAAATCGCGGTCTCATGA
- the recJ gene encoding single-stranded-DNA-specific exonuclease RecJ, with amino-acid sequence MNDLSSRPFATASPGRPFPGTSRTASGRSWAYRLDERGEMLASALAQAHGLPDLVARVLAGRGVTLDAVEGFMTPRLRDLLPDPDTLRDMQPAVDRLVQAVHSREPVAIFGDYDVDGACSSALLASFLEACGVAVRIHIPDRITEGYGPNAQAIRALAEDGARLLVSVDCGTASHEPFAEARRLGLDVVVLDHHQAPEALPEVMALVNPNRQDDLSGLGHLCAAGVVFITLVGLNRALRNTGHAPAEEAFALMGALDLVALATVADVVPLIGLNRAFVRQGLTVMRQRGRVGLTALLDVAGLETAPQAWHLGFLVGPRINAGGRIGDAALGAKLLMTHDPGEAQRIAGELDQLNRARQAIEQDAVAEAVAQAEAALHQDTQAALLVTSSPEWHPGIVGLAASRLKERFRRPAFAFAIDEAGIATGSGRSIIGADLGRAVRAAVDAGIARKGGGHAMAAGATVSADALGAFAAFITERLATDVADAADNDRLMLDAPLTAAGAQVALMDALDQAGPYGAGCPEPVFALTEHRIVSVREVGSNGHLRARLADGGGATIDAIAFRAAGTDLGNMIQGAVGTPLHVCGTLSRNAWGGRERVEMRLIDAARPG; translated from the coding sequence ATGAATGACCTGTCATCACGTCCCTTCGCCACCGCCTCCCCCGGGCGACCCTTTCCCGGTACAAGCCGCACCGCTTCCGGGCGCAGTTGGGCTTACCGGCTGGATGAGCGTGGCGAGATGCTTGCGAGCGCGTTGGCGCAGGCGCATGGGCTGCCCGATCTCGTGGCGCGGGTGCTGGCGGGACGCGGGGTCACCTTGGACGCGGTCGAGGGCTTCATGACGCCACGTCTGCGCGATCTGCTGCCCGACCCGGACACCCTGCGCGACATGCAGCCCGCCGTGGATCGGCTCGTCCAGGCCGTGCACAGCCGCGAACCCGTGGCGATCTTTGGTGATTATGACGTCGACGGGGCCTGTTCCAGCGCCTTGCTGGCGAGCTTCCTGGAAGCCTGCGGCGTGGCCGTGCGCATCCATATTCCCGACCGTATCACCGAAGGCTACGGCCCCAATGCCCAGGCGATCCGGGCACTGGCCGAGGACGGCGCGCGGTTGCTGGTCAGCGTCGATTGCGGCACGGCGAGCCACGAGCCGTTCGCCGAGGCGCGCCGGCTCGGCCTCGACGTGGTGGTGCTCGACCACCATCAGGCCCCGGAGGCGCTGCCCGAGGTCATGGCTCTGGTCAATCCCAACCGCCAGGACGATCTCTCCGGCCTCGGTCATCTCTGCGCGGCGGGCGTCGTCTTCATCACTCTTGTCGGCCTTAATCGCGCCCTGCGCAACACCGGCCACGCACCTGCGGAAGAAGCTTTTGCGCTGATGGGCGCGCTTGATCTCGTGGCGCTGGCGACCGTCGCCGACGTGGTGCCGCTGATCGGGCTCAACCGTGCCTTCGTCCGCCAGGGCCTCACGGTGATGCGCCAACGCGGACGCGTCGGCCTTACGGCGCTGCTCGATGTTGCAGGGCTTGAGACGGCACCGCAGGCCTGGCATCTCGGATTTCTGGTCGGACCACGTATCAATGCCGGCGGGCGCATCGGCGATGCGGCGCTCGGCGCGAAGCTGCTGATGACGCACGATCCCGGTGAGGCGCAACGCATCGCCGGCGAGCTGGATCAGCTCAACCGCGCCCGCCAGGCCATCGAGCAGGATGCCGTCGCCGAGGCGGTGGCGCAGGCGGAGGCGGCGCTTCACCAGGATACGCAGGCGGCACTCCTCGTGACGTCCTCACCGGAATGGCATCCCGGAATCGTCGGCCTCGCCGCATCACGCCTGAAGGAGCGCTTCCGACGCCCTGCTTTCGCCTTCGCGATCGATGAAGCGGGCATCGCAACGGGCTCCGGGCGCTCGATCATCGGCGCCGATCTCGGCCGTGCAGTCCGCGCAGCCGTGGATGCCGGCATCGCCCGCAAGGGCGGCGGCCATGCCATGGCAGCGGGCGCGACGGTCTCCGCCGATGCCCTTGGTGCTTTCGCGGCGTTCATCACCGAACGACTCGCCACTGATGTCGCCGATGCGGCGGATAACGATCGCCTGATGCTCGATGCACCACTCACGGCAGCCGGCGCGCAGGTCGCGCTGATGGACGCCCTCGACCAGGCGGGCCCCTATGGTGCGGGCTGTCCGGAACCGGTCTTCGCGCTTACCGAGCATCGCATCGTGAGTGTCAGGGAGGTCGGCAGCAACGGGCATCTGCGCGCACGCCTCGCCGATGGTGGCGGCGCGACCATTGATGCGATCGCCTTTCGCGCGGCGGGGACGGATCTGGGCAACATGATCCAGGGTGCGGTCGGCACGCCGCTGCACGTCTGCGGGACGCTTTCACGCAACGCGTGGGGTGGTCGCGAGCGGGTCGAGATGCGTCTCATTGACGCCGCGCGACCGGGGTGA
- a CDS encoding GntR family transcriptional regulator, with amino-acid sequence MSGPVFGRIDQMTMRESVYAQLHDAFTRGQFAPGDSLNLRGLAERLGTSMTPVREAVRRLVAEGALIDAPSRSLRVPDFDLRQMEDLKLARIALEPLVTGRAVERMDDGTLEVLAAILAEEAEDGAGRDTPDLSQNYRFHFTLYQKADSPVLLPLIAGLWLRYGPYLNLIMRRAGPDIGKGNDIHEIILDAARRGDARTAQAAIVDDIERSFSLLAEAADAHIPIRQSNGRALP; translated from the coding sequence ATGAGCGGGCCGGTTTTCGGGCGCATCGACCAGATGACCATGCGCGAGAGCGTCTATGCGCAATTGCATGACGCCTTCACGCGCGGACAGTTCGCCCCCGGCGACAGCCTGAACCTGCGCGGGCTGGCCGAGCGGCTCGGCACCTCGATGACCCCCGTGCGCGAGGCCGTGCGCCGGCTGGTGGCTGAGGGGGCGCTGATCGACGCGCCGTCACGGTCCCTGCGGGTTCCCGATTTCGATCTGCGCCAGATGGAGGATCTGAAACTGGCGCGGATCGCGCTGGAGCCGCTCGTCACCGGACGCGCGGTGGAGCGCATGGACGATGGGACGCTGGAGGTGCTTGCAGCCATCCTCGCCGAGGAAGCCGAGGATGGCGCAGGGCGGGATACGCCCGATCTTTCGCAGAATTACCGTTTTCACTTCACCTTGTATCAAAAGGCGGATTCGCCCGTGCTGCTGCCCCTGATCGCGGGCCTGTGGCTGCGCTACGGCCCCTATCTCAATCTGATCATGCGCCGCGCGGGGCCGGATATCGGCAAGGGCAACGACATCCACGAGATCATCCTCGACGCAGCCCGGCGCGGCGATGCAAGAACCGCCCAGGCCGCTATCGTGGACGATATCGAACGCTCTTTTTCTCTCCTCGCCGAGGCAGCTGATGCGCATATTCCGATCCGCCAGTCCAACGGGCGCGCGCTGCCTTGA
- a CDS encoding fasciclin domain-containing protein, whose product MGNHDTLSSALDATAVWRDLSVDRPLTLFAPTDQAFEVMPAERRDMLLLPENRERLKTVLAYHLVPGRITAEELEQAVRDGRGRATLRTISGAPLSVRIVGGTLEITDHEGGRARIMKRDLAHSKGIIHAIDAVLIPRNIERGFTPYR is encoded by the coding sequence ATGGGCAATCATGACACGCTTTCATCCGCCCTTGATGCAACGGCTGTCTGGCGTGATCTCTCCGTCGATCGTCCCCTGACGTTGTTCGCGCCGACGGATCAGGCCTTCGAAGTGATGCCGGCGGAGCGCAGAGACATGCTCCTTCTTCCCGAGAACCGGGAACGGCTGAAGACCGTTCTGGCCTATCATCTGGTGCCGGGCCGGATCACGGCGGAAGAACTGGAGCAAGCCGTTCGCGACGGGAGGGGGCGTGCGACCCTGCGCACGATTTCCGGCGCGCCGCTGAGTGTCCGGATTGTCGGGGGCACGCTGGAGATCACGGATCACGAAGGCGGGCGGGCAAGAATCATGAAACGCGACCTCGCCCATTCAAAAGGCATCATCCACGCCATCGACGCGGTCCTGATCCCACGCAACATCGAACGCGGCTTTACCCCCTATAGATGA
- a CDS encoding GNAT family N-acetyltransferase, whose protein sequence is MAGIEIRKLHRDDREAWEPLWQGYLTFYKTSVSDQVTQTTWDRLHDPNEPMYALGAFLGEELVGIVHYIFHRSTWTIGDYCYLQDLFTVPQARGKGAGRRLIEAVYARAREAGAARVYWLTQEKNYEARILYDQVADLPGFIQYRKIF, encoded by the coding sequence ATGGCCGGAATCGAAATCAGGAAGCTGCACCGCGATGACCGCGAAGCATGGGAGCCGCTTTGGCAGGGCTATCTCACCTTCTACAAGACATCGGTCTCGGATCAGGTGACGCAGACGACATGGGATCGCCTGCATGATCCCAACGAACCCATGTACGCCCTCGGCGCCTTTCTGGGCGAGGAACTGGTCGGCATCGTGCACTACATCTTCCATCGTTCGACCTGGACGATCGGCGACTACTGCTATCTGCAGGATCTCTTCACCGTGCCGCAGGCGCGCGGCAAGGGAGCCGGGCGCAGGCTGATCGAGGCAGTCTATGCACGTGCGCGGGAAGCCGGCGCGGCGCGTGTCTACTGGCTCACGCAGGAAAAGAACTACGAGGCGCGGATTCTCTACGACCAGGTCGCGGACCTGCCGGGCTTCATTCAATATCGCAAGATCTTCTGA
- a CDS encoding DUF6538 domain-containing protein: MALPTHVTKRNGIYQYVRRVPDDVAGHIGRTRIQTSLKTHDMRIARERAFELDQAWDRRFDEARLAIGNVSRDGDTGTWLSTVKWSREDWTNLAKWVELTLIEEDWIARVGRAPGALLVSDPNPRDIPVDDDETFSRNLKRLRALKEFTAETYIAERRAFIARLVRTLGVHLDPKSGLYGHFMLECHRAELRFFETYLLRNQHRGGIGNPHPNTIQGPWRVAAPSEPTTGQTAPVTAAPTRSLAASGYTFDDCIDKWRALRKAAGKPENERYLEEMRKTVKLFSRRYNIRDIAQVTRRDIVDFRDNLAAGSMAVATVNKKVGYITALINTANHAGWIEHRFADNIYLTVPDTQGKRDPYPDEVIGRIFGNRIFTAGFRHKRAKACAEVQFWLPLIACLHGMSSSEILQLGPDTVGPNPDDPDILCFNITNANSRRIKENARKRYVPIRHELVELGFLDLVEKARRQDDISLVLTYGENLRRGDHQ, translated from the coding sequence ATGGCACTCCCTACCCACGTCACGAAACGCAACGGCATCTACCAATACGTGCGTCGCGTCCCTGACGATGTGGCCGGTCATATCGGTCGCACACGCATTCAGACATCTTTGAAAACGCATGACATGCGTATCGCCCGGGAGCGGGCATTCGAACTCGACCAGGCATGGGACCGCCGCTTCGATGAAGCCCGCCTCGCGATCGGAAATGTGTCGAGGGACGGTGATACCGGGACATGGCTCTCGACGGTAAAGTGGAGCCGCGAGGATTGGACGAATCTCGCAAAATGGGTCGAATTGACTCTCATCGAGGAAGACTGGATTGCCCGTGTTGGGCGGGCACCAGGTGCCCTGCTCGTTTCCGACCCCAACCCAAGAGACATCCCCGTCGATGATGACGAGACCTTTTCGAGGAATCTCAAACGCCTTCGAGCGTTGAAGGAATTCACGGCTGAGACGTACATCGCGGAGCGGCGCGCATTCATCGCAAGACTGGTCAGGACCCTTGGTGTTCATCTCGACCCGAAGAGCGGTCTTTACGGGCATTTCATGCTCGAATGCCATCGTGCTGAACTGAGATTTTTCGAGACATACCTGCTGCGCAACCAGCATCGGGGCGGCATCGGAAATCCTCATCCGAACACCATCCAGGGGCCTTGGCGAGTTGCTGCACCATCAGAGCCGACCACCGGTCAAACTGCGCCGGTGACGGCCGCTCCGACACGTTCCCTCGCGGCATCGGGTTACACATTCGATGACTGCATCGATAAGTGGCGAGCCCTGCGAAAAGCTGCTGGCAAACCGGAGAACGAGCGATACCTGGAGGAAATGCGAAAGACCGTGAAGCTGTTCTCGCGTCGCTACAATATCAGGGATATCGCTCAGGTGACCCGACGCGACATCGTCGATTTCCGTGATAACCTCGCAGCCGGCTCGATGGCGGTGGCAACCGTCAACAAGAAAGTCGGCTACATCACCGCACTGATCAACACCGCGAATCACGCGGGCTGGATCGAGCATCGCTTTGCCGACAATATCTATCTGACCGTCCCGGATACGCAAGGCAAGCGAGACCCCTACCCCGACGAGGTTATCGGCCGAATTTTCGGCAATCGAATTTTCACGGCGGGCTTCCGACACAAGCGTGCAAAAGCCTGTGCCGAGGTTCAGTTCTGGCTTCCGCTGATCGCCTGTCTCCACGGGATGAGCTCTTCCGAAATTTTGCAACTGGGTCCGGACACCGTGGGGCCAAACCCAGATGATCCGGATATCCTGTGTTTTAATATCACGAACGCAAATTCACGCCGCATCAAAGAAAATGCCCGCAAACGGTACGTTCCAATTCGGCATGAACTGGTCGAACTAGGATTTCTTGATCTCGTTGAGAAGGCCCGCAGGCAAGACGATATCAGCCTGGTTTTGACTTATGGCGAAAACCTAAGACGCGGCGATCACCAATGA